Proteins encoded by one window of Papio anubis isolate 15944 chromosome 7, Panubis1.0, whole genome shotgun sequence:
- the RIPK3 gene encoding receptor-interacting serine/threonine-protein kinase 3: MSCVKLWPSGASASLVSIEELENQEFVGRGGFGTVFRARHRKWGYDVAVKIVNSKAISREVKAMASLDNEFVLRLEGVVEKVNWDHMPKPALVTKFMENGSLSQLLQPQCPRPWPLLCRLLKEVVLGMFYLHNQNPVLLHRDLKPSNVLLDPELHVKLADFGLSTFQGGSQSGTASREPGGTLGYLAPELFVNVNRKASTASDVYSFGILMWAVLAGREAELPTEASLVCGAVCRRQTRPSLTELPQAGPETPGLEGLKELMQLCWSSEPKDRPSFQECLPKTDEAFQMVENNINAAVSTVKNFLSELRSSNLRFSTPESGQGGTEMDGFRRTTGNQHSRNDVMVSELLNKLNLEGSPSSVPEKYPSLTKRSRAQEEQVLQARTAGTSSDSVAQPPQTPETSTFRNQMPSPTSTGTPSPGPQGNQGTERHGMNWSSRTPEPNPVTGRPLINLHYCSGVQVGDNNYLTMQQTTALPTGGLAPSGTGRGWQHPPPTGSQEGPEEPENWSGPHGWYNHSGK, encoded by the exons ATGTCGTGCGTCAAGTTATG GCCCAGTGGTGCCTCCGCCTCCTTGGTGTCCATCGAGGAACTGGAAAACCAGGAGTTCGTCGGCAGAGGCGGGTTCGGCACAGTGTTCCGGGCGCGACATAGGAAGTGGGGCTACGATGTGGCGGTCAAGATTGTAAACTC GAAGGCGATAtccagggaggtcaaggccatGGCAAGTCTGGATAACGAATTTGTGCTGCGCCTAGAAGGGGTCGTCGAGAAGGTGAACTGGGACCACATGCCCAAGCCAGCTCTGGTGACTAAATTCATGGAGAACGGCTCCCTgtcccagctgctgcagccccagtgCCCTAGGCCCTGGCCGCTGCTTTGCCGCCTGCTGAAAGAAGTGGTGCTTGGGATGTTTTACCTGCACAACCAGAACCCGGTGCTCCTGCACCGGGACCTCAAGCCATCCAATGTCCTGCTGGACCCAGAGCTGCACGTCAAG CTGGCAGATTTTGGCCTGTCCACATTTCAGGGAGGCTCACAGTCAGGGACAGCATCCAGGGAGCCAGGGGGCACCCTGGGCTACTTGGCCCCAGAACTGTTTGTTAATGTAAACCGGAAGGCCTCCACAGCCAGTGATGTCTACAG CTTCGGGATCCTAATGTGGGCAGTGCTTGCTGGAAGAGAAGCTGAGT TGCCAACAGAAGCATCACTGGTGTGTGGAGCAGTGTGCAGGAGGCAGACCCGGCCCTCATTGACTGAGCTGCCCCAAGCCGGGCCTGAGACTCCCGGCTTAGAAGGACTGAAGGAGCTAATGCAGCTCTGCTGGAGCAGTGAGCCCAAGGACAGACCCTCCTTCCAGG AATGCCTACCAAAAACTGATGAAGCCTTCCAGATGGTGGAGAACAATATAAATGCTGCTGTCTCCACA GTAAAGAATTTCCTATCTGAGCTCAGGAGCAGCAATCTGAGATTTTCTACCCCAGAGTCAGGCCAAGGAGGGACAGAAATGGATGGCTTTAGGAGAACCACAGGAAACCAACACTCTCGTAATGATGTCATGGTTTCTGAGCTGCTAAACAAACTGAATCTAGAGGGGTCTCCCAGCTCTGTTCCTGAAAAATACCCGAGCCTTACCAAGAGGAGCAGGGCACAAGAGGAGCAGGTTCTGCAAGCCAGGACAGCAGGGACATCTTCAGATTCAGTGGCCCAACCTCCCCAGACTCCAGAGACCTCAACTTTCAGAAACCAGATGCCCAGCCCCACATCAACTGGAACACCAAGTCCTGGACCCCAGGGGAATCAG GGCACTGAGAGACATGGCATGAACTGGTCCTCCAGGACCCCGGAGCCAAATCCAGTAACAG GGCGACCACTCATTAACTTACACTACTGTTCTGGGGTGCAAGTTGGAGACAACAACTACTTGACTATGCAACAGACAACTGCCTTGCCCACAGGGGGCCTGGCACCTTCGGGCACGGGGAGGGGCTGGCAGCACCCCCCACCAACAGGTTCGCAAGAAGGCCCTGAAGAACCTGAAAACTGGAGCGGGCCACATGGTTGGTATAATCATAGTGGAAAATAA